In Stigmatopora nigra isolate UIUO_SnigA chromosome 5, RoL_Snig_1.1, whole genome shotgun sequence, the genomic window AATTGTTCTTCCTTTAGGCTAGTGTCCTTATCTTCTCTACTTCTTCTGCTCTCAAGTTTTCTGTAAGTAACTTTTGCTCTTATTGAAATTTAACAGCATTGGTTTTGCTATTAGTAttaaatatatgtacatgtgtcaAGATggatccatttatttaaatctaTTAAATTACTAAATTATTTGCCAGGTGCTGATTAAATAGCATGATTATCAAACAGGTGACTATATTAAATATACTTGCATGCTAAAACATGTATCTTAAATATTTCAGCTGTCCTTAAAGTTTGGTGTCAATTACTGCagataaaaaaagggggaaaatcctttaaaatttaCATTAATTGGATGAATGtccattttcttttgtaaattacTGCAATCTACTATGTTCTCTGCCTTTTTTGATGTTACATAGGGTGATGTTACATATTTtgcaggctttaaaaaaatgaatgtgccaATCAGAATGCAgtgtttaaaaaggaaaaaatatatactatagtatatattttataagtGCCCAACATGGCCACCATTGTCAGTACAGACAACTTCACACCAATATAATAATTCCAAACTCCAAAAATCCAATTGGGCACTGCTCCATATTGTTAGGAAGTATTCTCTTAATCAGGTTGATGTCTTTGTGGGTGATATTGACATTCAGCATttgaaaacataacaaaaaactttttgttttgtattgcaAACAATTCTGTTATACACTTGTGTTTGCATGCTGGTTTAAATGCATGAATTTAGACCACAATACTTATTGGTGACaaatatttgtataattttaATTGACCCAAAACAGGAAATGTTTAGTTTGGTGCTCCTTgtaactttatttttctttcattaatcTTTCAAGTCTCCTGTATAAAAGGTTCAATCATCGTGGAGGACATCCAGGACACATTGTGTCTTCCCTCTACTGTTTCCTTGGTAACGTGTGTGGGTTAACAGGCGCTGTTTTGTCCAGACAGTTACACATTCAAGTAAGTGTAGACAATCAATGTATAGTTGAATGCCAATGACTCATTTTAGgtaataaatgttgtttttctttaggTTTTAATGGGTCTTCTCTCTGCTGTTCTGGATTTGGTAAATGTTATAGCCTGCTTTATTCCATTGTGCTTTTTCAAGAATTGGCAAACAGGTAAATTTAACACAAGGGTCTGCAGTCAAAAGGGCCCAAAAATGTCATTCTATTTAATAGTAAGGAGGCCCTAATATGTTTTAATTAGAGAGAAGACTAAGAACAATCAGGAGGTGCAGGAGATCTCATCTTCTTACTGTTTGTTTACTGACTGCACTTTCGGGAGGTTTCTTGAAGTCAAGCATCCTCCACAGCCTAACAACAGACAAGCTCACTCTGAGGAGGAGACTGCTTTCTGTTACCCTGCAAGTAAGTATGAGCACTATGGCTAATATGACTTTTTATagcaaaataattgtttttatattcaATGAGTAAATTAATGACCTAGTTAGATATTTATTTGAAGATGCATTTATTTCATTCTGTCCCATTTGACACAATAGAAATCAAAGAAGGATTTTATATAGTATAATGAAATATATAAggtatttaatgaataaataagtgatTGGTAAATGATGTGCTGTATTGTtgctccattttttattttcttttaaacatgTGGATGCTGTACTAGGATAACACTGAAATCCTGGGTTACATCATTGGACTGCTGTCTTTTGTCATCAACTTGACCTCAAAGTTCCCCACACTTGGCAGAGTTGTAAGAGATTCTCAAACCCTGTTTTCACACAACAAGTATATTTAGCTAAACTAGCTTTTCTTGTCTCCTCCGATACAGCTCAAAGGGAAGGAACTGTCTCGAGTTCACATTTTCTCTGGACTTCTATGCTCACTATCTGGTGCCCTTTATGCTGCCGCCTTAATTCAGCTCGACACTGGAGTCAGCTTCCTCCTCAGTGTTATGCCTTGGTTGCTGTGTGCAATCTGCGGTGCATCTCTGGATTTTTTCGTATCCATTTAATCCTGAAACGATAACAATACAAATCAACATTAAATGAAGCATGCAGGAATATATAATATGTTTATATCACCACCCTGTTATAGTTTTCTGACCTTTGATGTGTGTGTCAGATTGTAATCCTCTACTGGTGTCACATGGAAACCAGACAAAAGCCTATGAGCTTTTCTCCAGAAATGGAAAGCCTCCTAGGTGACTCATCCAAAGACAAAGTTGCCGTACAACACGATGGAAAACAGGTATGTCATTTCTTACATTGAATTTAGATGCGATGatgttgaaactttttttgtaattaaaaagaaatctacATTGACATTAATGCTAGTGTTACTTTTTAGTATGATGTCCATCAtgctttccccctttttttcaaaggggaaaaaattcaATTTGGAGATGGGTCATTATATGGACGTCAGTAAAGATGCCACAATGGAAGTAAGCAATTTTGTACTGTGCATGGAAAACATTTTCTAGagataaaaattcaaaaatgtaaaattcatagCTGCTCATAAGAAATCTCAGTGTCTCAGACAGATGTATGTCACCCATTGTTGACAGAGGGACCCCAGAGAGGCGACAATGTCTGGGAAAGCAGTGGACAACAAGGTTCTGAACAGGACAGTTCCAATGGTACGAGTTGATGGTTGTGATGCATCATGTGACTCTTCAATTGTCAGTTCTGATCTAGAGGTGGGTAGGACTAATTTAAGTACAGGCATTATTTCCTTGGGTAATCAACACTAACATTTCACAGAATGGGCAgtgcatttaattaaataatattgTAGCCTGAAGTGACTGAGTACCACTCAGCGATTGCCACTAGATGGAGCTTGACTCTAAAGGTTTCCATGaataccagttttttttttttgttcatgatATCTGTTGATGATATGTACACTATTATTATAACGTTTTGGGTGTATCCAGAGTTCACAACCTCCTGAATGCCATTCAATGCTCCCATTCGTCTCATAATTCTACTGAAGAATGCAGAAATTTGGGCACCCTCACATACTCAAATACTGCAAACTTTGAGTTGGCATTTAAATATAGTTACAGAGTCCATCCAAGCCCTTTTAACAAGATGTTCTTGGACTTATTCTGCATGGTAGTGCAAGCTTTGCAATGTTTTAAGTAACATTCGTACTTTCACATGGCCATTGGGGAAGTGATGAACATAGTCATTAGAGGCCTCTCTTCAAGACAACAGTCAGCAAGTTTGATTAGATGCCAGAGTTCAAATCCAAACTTCACAAACCTGGAgaggattgtttttatatagtCAATGATATATGATATGATTTAACCACAAAAATTCACATTTCATATCATTGACGGACAGTGTGTCTGTCATTCATGCATTTCCTGgaccacttattctcacaagggtcgtggggggtgctggagcctatcccagctgactttggacacCCTAAAATAGTGGCCAGCCCATCTCAGGAAAGTGTCATAATTTGTTAAAAgaagaagtgttcaaatttACAGGTCAGCAggaaaattaaatagaaatgaatAGATCCTTCTTTTGCACAAATGACAGCCgctaaacattttcaaaattactCACCCATACAaagcatgtgtttttttaaatgccttgaGTAGTTGAGCAATGCAAAATGACAGTGGCTACAGAAAATATGTTGTGTTTGGAAGCTGCTCTGTTGGTCACTTTGAATGGAGTTGGCATGCTTTGCCTCTGTTTATCTAAGATCTTTCTTgttctgcctctctctctctctctctccctctccttaAAACTGGAGCTAGAATTCTCCCTGTTTCCTCACTATAGTTGTTAAGGTGAAATCTGAAAGCCCACAAACCACAAGGTTGAACAACCATTTTCGTTGAGGTCATATGGGAGTGTCTTTGAGACTCCAGTGAGGccactcatgaatataaaataataccCAGTCGCAATATTGAATTTAGCTTGGCAAGTAGGCTATGAGCAGTGAgcttaacaacaaaaacatttaaatttagtGCTGACGGTATTCAAATATAGAAACAAGGGTGCACAAATATTTGGGcatagctttttttgtttaaataatcaTTACAAACTTGCTGTAATacttaaaatgttcttttccaAACTCAAATATGATTCTGTAATATATTTCACTGAAATTGCAGATCCATGATACCAAACCATTTCATAGTATGACCtagatttaattaaattaaattatttaatcAACTCTCAATTGATTTCATTTCTCTTATGTCACTATGTACATAAAAATTCAAGTGTGTTTATGATTGCTTTAAACAACAACTCAGCCTGTCATATAAAGTCAATGACTTAACCCAGAACTGAACTCTGCTCCCCGACAGCTCTCAATtgtgttttgttattatttgtgtcAACCGGTGTTGTGATGTGGTTCTCTGGTCGAATTAACAACTactatttaggaaaaaaaaaaaagcttatttaTCAGAGAGTCCCTGTACATGAGCTGGATGTTGGCCTAAGTGAAAGGCATTCAAATCAATGTTTGTGTGGATGACTGTGTTCCATTTTGTAACTAATCAACTACTATCTCTGACTCACCTCTGTCAGTAGATTAGGTGGAGAGAATGGCCTACTATTGTGCAGAGTACGGTTTGTCAGTCATGATGAAACAGGGTTGGATTAAGGCCGGGAAATGTTTTCTGCACTGCCCAATTGTTCTCTCGTGAAGGTTAGTTGATTGAAGAGCGAAGCTGGGCAGGGCACGTCTGCATAGGATGATTATATCCTCTTTCTATAGAGGACCTCCAATCGGTGATATTTCAAACCCTCCCAAGGCTAAGGACTCATTAGTGTTATGTTTCAAAACAGTTCCTGTactttttatagtattttatagCATCTTTAAGCACCAAGCTGATGACTAGAAAAGTCATTGTAAATACAtgtgcttgtatttttttttttttttttaataatgatgCTGTTATGTCTATTTTTCTGGgggggaaacatttttttatagtgttttaAGATCGGCATTTAATTAACTATGACTAAATTTCATCTTCTTATAAGATTAGATTGTGTTACATTG contains:
- the tmem44 gene encoding transmembrane protein 44 isoform X1, which produces MATMTREKDWDNKNQDSFPLPLLKFCITSASSCFTIGDPGFNCSSFRLVSLSSLLLLLSSFLLLYKRFNHRGGHPGHIVSSLYCFLGNVCGLTGAVLSRQLHIQVLMGLLSAVLDLVNVIACFIPLCFFKNWQTERRLRTIRRCRRSHLLTVCLLTALSGGFLKSSILHSLTTDKLTLRRRLLSVTLQDNTEILGYIIGLLSFVINLTSKFPTLGRVLKGKELSRVHIFSGLLCSLSGALYAAALIQLDTGVSFLLSVMPWLLCAICGASLDFFIVILYWCHMETRQKPMSFSPEMESLLGDSSKDKVAVQHDGKQGKKFNLEMGHYMDVSKDATMERDPREATMSGKAVDNKVLNRTVPMVRVDGCDASCDSSIVSSDLEWDFEAGNVQWTEAKSKPKDGKAFPLQEWPSNPKPFDKGTYATCVLPQNGLSCNEAVSQFK
- the tmem44 gene encoding transmembrane protein 44 isoform X3, which encodes MATMTREKDWDNKNQDSFPLPLLKFCITSASSCFTIGDPGFNCSSFRLVSLSSLLLLLSSFLLLYKRFNHRGGHPGHIVSSLYCFLGNVCGLTGAVLSRQLHIQVLMGLLSAVLDLVNVIACFIPLCFFKNWQTERRLRTIRRCRRSHLLTVCLLTALSGGFLKSSILHSLTTDKLTLRRRLLSVTLQDNTEILGYIIGLLSFVINLTSKFPTLGRVLKGKELSRVHIFSGLLCSLSGALYAAALIQLDTGVSFLLSVMPWLLCAICGASLDFFIVILYWCHMETRQKPMSFSPEMESLLGDSSKDKVAVQHDGKQGKKFNLEMGHYMDVSKDATMERDPREATMSGKAVDNKVLNRTVPMVRVDGCDASCDSSIVSSDLEIRWREWPTIVQSTVCQS
- the tmem44 gene encoding transmembrane protein 44 isoform X2 — translated: MATMTREKDWDNKNQDSFPLPLLKFCITSASSCFTIGDPGFNCSSFRLVSLSSLLLLLSSFLLLYKRFNHRGGHPGHIVSSLYCFLGNVCGLTGAVLSRQLHIQVLMGLLSAVLDLVNVIACFIPLCFFKNWQTERRLRTIRRCRRSHLLTVCLLTALSGGFLKSSILHSLTTDKLTLRRRLLSVTLQDNTEILGYIIGLLSFVINLTSKFPTLGRVLKGKELSRVHIFSGLLCSLSGALYAAALIQLDTGVSFLLSVMPWLLCAICGASLDFFIVILYWCHMETRQKPMSFSPEMESLLGDSSKDKVAVQHDGKQGKKFNLEMGHYMDVSKDATMERDPREATMSGKAVDNKVLNRTVPMWDFEAGNVQWTEAKSKPKDGKAFPLQEWPSNPKPFDKGTYATCVLPQNGLSCNEAVSQFK